The Salvelinus fontinalis isolate EN_2023a unplaced genomic scaffold, ASM2944872v1 scaffold_1060, whole genome shotgun sequence genome has a window encoding:
- the LOC129848552 gene encoding carbohydrate sulfotransferase 10-like has protein sequence MQITMRHHWLLVGACGWVLLILVFANKFINFNARATDDYGEKTEMQSWTQPGVKTIKSLPAQKSDRRAPKSSDLSSVGPSSMANPTDWNTVETRRLELLSAVCKNDSLRNLTHTSINKFVLDRIFVCDKHKILFCQTPKVGNTQWKKVLIVLNGEFSTVEEIPENLVHDHEKNGLPRLSSLTEKEITKRLATYFKFFIVRDPFERLISAFKDKFVKNPRFEPWYKHDIAPAIIRKYRKSHRDNDNNKATTGLRFEDFIRYLGDEPGRRRMDRQFGEHVIHWVTYAELCAPCDITYSVVGHHETLERDAPYILKAAGIERLVSYPTIPPGITRYNRTKVERYFSGISKRDVRRLYGRYQGDFSLFGYPSPDFLLN, from the exons ATGCAAATAACGATGCGGCACCACTGGCTGCTCGTCGGGGCTTGCGGCTGGGTGTTGCTCATCCTCGTGTTTGCCAACAAGTTTATCAATTTTAACGCCAGAGCCACGGATG ACTATGGGGAGAAGACTGAGATGCAGAGTTGGACTCAACCAGGAGTTAAGACCATCAAATCACTGCCAGCTCAGAAATCAGACAGAAGAGCTCCCAAGTCATCAGACCTG tcctcAGTAGGCCCCTCCTCCATGGCCAACCCAACAGACTGGAACACTGTGGAGACGAGGCGTCTGGAGCTGCTGTCAGCCGTGTGTAAGAACGACTCCCTCAGGAACCTCACTCACACCTCAATCAACAAGTTTGTCTTGGACCGCATCTTTGTGTGCGACAAACACAAGATCCTCTTCTGCCAGACCCCCAAAGTGGGCAACACTCAATGGAAGAAGGTCCTCATCGTTCTCAACG gagagtTCTCCACTGTGGAGGAGATCCCAGAGAACTTGGTTCATGACCATGAGAAGAACGGACTGCCCCGCCTCTCCTCTCTGACGGAGAAAGAAATCACTAAAAG GTTAGCAACATACTTCAAGTTCTTCATCGTCAGAGACCCGTTCGAGCGCCTCATCTCCGCCTTCAAGGACAAGTTTGTGAAGAACCCGCGCTTCGAGCCCTGGTACAAGCACGACATCGCTCCCGCCATCATCCGCAAGTACCGTAAGAGTCACCGTGACAACGACAACAACAAGGCGACTACGGGCCTGCGCTTCGAGGACTTCATCCGTTACCTGGGCGATGAGCCCGGGCGGCGCCGCATGGACCGTCAGTTTGGGGAGCATGTTATCCACTGGGTGACGTACGCGGAACTCTGCGCCCCCTGTGACATCACGTACAGCGTCGTGGGGCACCACGAAACTCTAGAACGCGATGCCCCCTACATCCTGAAAGCTGCCGGGATAGAGCGTCTGGTATCGTACCCCACCATCCCCCCGGGGATCACCCGTTACAACCGGACCAAGGTGGAGCGCTACTTCTCAGGCATCAGCAAGCGGGACGTCAGGCGGCTTTACGGCCGGTACCAAGGAGACTTCAGCCTCTTCGGCTACCCCAGCCCGGACTTCCTGCTAAACTGA